A single region of the Brassica rapa cultivar Chiifu-401-42 chromosome A03, CAAS_Brap_v3.01, whole genome shotgun sequence genome encodes:
- the LOC103849309 gene encoding uncharacterized protein LOC103849309 has product MAQEDYNLDMNTESVELTYSLQQMAPDLPPIHVTSDRQVRNLLEITKTHEGDEAEEGHEAEEGDEAEDHDGEEDADIPVVADAEDYSEYGKVKDEDEEEDDEICFDDYKGAYGCEGKGSSADRIYVNQSFASKDALLSELRLTAVRRRFSFRIFKSTKTLFVATCRVSGCQWKVRASVKHGTKTFWVTKYLATHTCSIPNRIAQRKRCTPKYIGRLFIDRVGIIDGLNPQHIKDAMKNMFGMTLDYTTSYRALLYAQEMVRGSAEDGYERLPSYLEQIKAANPGSITAIELDSLNRFKYLFLAFGALIRGFKYQRRVIVVDGTHLSGKYGGTMLVAAAQDGNFQIYPLAFGIVDGENDESWEWFFTKLASCVSDEYPLVIVSDRHASIINACEKVFPWATRGICYYHLQENIVKKYKGKHLLYLVKGAAYAHTLYDFDRYMDEIRSANPDLAEYLEEADVTLWSRVHCQGDRYNLKTSNIAESINSALKRARGFPIQFLLEFIREKLGRWYWKRRGDALSLTTQHSRGVEHLLAVREENAYTLRVQQIDGWKFFVKGGNRDCNVDLELQKCDCGVYQVEKIPCSHAIAAGTAAGVHISTLVWPVYSKDTLFAGYSENIYPCVGQLVEARTCFPPEVKRGPGRQKKSRWQSWLELSRMRGRKPRKQHRVYRCSVCKETGHKRSQCKN; this is encoded by the exons ATGGCTCAAGAAGATTATAACCTGGACATGAACACAGAGTCTGTGGAGTTAACCTACTCATTACAACAGATGGCTCCAGACCTTCCTCCTATTCATGTTACAAGTGATAGACAAGTTCGGAACTTGCTCGAGATAACTAAAACGCATGAA ggggatgaagctgaggaggggcATGAAGCTGaagagggggatgaagctgaggatcATGATGGGGAGGAGGATGCTGACATCCCTGTTGTTGCTGATGCTGAGGATTATAGTGAGTATGGAAAGGTTaaagatgaggatgaggaagaagatgatgaaatctGTTTTGATGATTACAAAGGGGCATATGGTTGTGAAGGAAAAGGATCATCTGCAGACAGAATCTATGTCAACCAGAGTTTTGCTAGTAAGGATGCACTGCTTTCAGAGTTGCGGTTGACAGCGGTGAGGCGTAGGTTCTCCTTCAGAATATTCAAGTCAACGAAAACTCTGTTTGTGGCAACATGTCGTGTTAGTGGTTGTCAATGGAAGGTCCGAGCAAGTGTGAAACATGGGACTAAAACGTTTTGGGTAACCAAGTATTTGGCAACTCATACATGTTCCATCCCAAACAGAATCGCTCAGCGGAAACGTTGTACTCCGAAGTACATTGGTCGACTTTTCATAGATCGAGTTGGAATCATTGATGGGTTGAATCCGCAGCATATCAAAGATGCAATGAAGAACATGTTTGGCATGACACTTGATTACACCACTTCATACAGAGCATTGTTATATGCGCAAGAAATGGTGAGAGGATCAGCGGAAGACGGGTATGAGCGACTGCCTTCATATTTGGAGCAAATCAAGGCAGCAAATCCGGGTTCTATCACAGCTATAGAACTCGATTCTCTGAATAGATTTAAGTATCTATTTCTTGCTTTTGGAGCTTTGATCAGAGGATTTAAGTATCAGAGAAGGGTCATTGTGGTAGATGGGACTCACCTAAGTGGGAAGTATGGGGGTACTATGTTGGTTGCAGCCGCACAAGACGGTAATTTTCAGATATATCCATTGGCTTTTGGGATCGTAGATGGTGAGAATGATGAATCTTGGGAATGGTTTTTCACAAAATTGGCGAGCTGTGTATCTGATGAGTATCCTCTGGTGATAGTCTCCGACAGGCACGCCTCCATTATAAATGCGTGTGAAAAGGTGTTTCCTTGGGCAACCCGAGGAATATGTTATTATCACCTTCAAGAGAATATTGTCAAAAAGTATAAAGGGAAGCATCTCTTGTACTTGGTGAAAGGTGCTGCTTATGCTCATACACTTTACGATTTTGATCGGTACATGGATGAGATACGGAGTGCAAATCCGGATCTTGCTGAGTATCTAGAGGAAGCCGATGTGACCCTATGGTCTAGGGTTCATTGTCAGGGAGACAGGTACAACTTAAAAACGAGCAATATCGCTGAATCAATTAACTCCGCACTGAAGCGAGCAAGAGGATTTCCTATTCAGTTCCTGCTGGAGTTCATAAGGGAGAAGCTAGGAAGGTGGTACTGGAAAAGGAGAGGAGATGCTTTGAGTCTTACAACACAACATAGTCGGGGTGTTGAACACTTGCTTGCTGTCCGAGAGGAGAACGCGTATACTCTGAGAGTCCAACAAATTGATGGATGGAAGTTCTTTGTGAAAGGTGGAAATAGGGACTGTAATGTTGATCTGGAACTTCAAAAGTGTGATTGTGGTGTCTATCAAGTCGAGAAAATACCTTGCTCTCATGCTATAGCAGCTGGAACAGCAGCTGGTGTGCATATCTCCACACTTGTGTGGCCGGTCTACTCAAAGGATACTTTGTTTGCAGGATACTCAGAGAATATATATCCTTGTGTTGGACAACTTGTTGAGGCACGCACATGCTTTCCTCCGGAAGTAAAGCGTGGTCCGGGGAGACAGAAGAAATCAAGATGGCAATCTTGGTTGGAGCTATCCAGGATGAGAGGACGCAAACCCCGGAAGCAGCACAGGGTTTATAGGTGCTCAGTCTGCAAAGAAACTGGCCATAAGCGTTCACAATGTAAGAACTGA
- the LOC117132534 gene encoding uncharacterized protein LOC117132534 yields the protein MDAFINLLRQRYQNHPEHFRSDRMCFLDHVFSRQWRASYPDFKSDAPDANGLGRRLPGGAWNYHAGLIPSFCQSKKVWGVDVDDIYAPVNFKNQHWIAIWISIPKRHIVVWDNIVSHISPKELDEVMEPFVTMVPYLLVECALSDEQKVQYTLEPYTYARQTVGVPQCRAGDCGTFTLKYIECHALGIEFPTAFDKKHGKTIMEKMALDIFRELPMCHEWENQDNDENLATYD from the coding sequence ATGGATGCTTTTATTAATCTACTGAGGCAACGGTACCAAAACCATCCAGAACATTTCAGGAGCGACAGAATGTGCTTTCTTGATCATGTATTTTCTCGGCAGTGGAGGGCCTCCTACCCTGATTTTAAGAGCGACGCTCCTGATGCCAACGGTTTAGGAAGAAGACTCCCTGGTGGGGCGTGGAATTATCATGCAGGCTTGATACCTTCTTTTTGTCAATCTAAGAAGGTTTGGGGGGTGGATGTGGATGATATCTATGCACCTGTGAACTTCAAGAACCAGCATTGGATTGCTATATGGATATCGATCCCTAAGAGGCACATCGTCGTCTGGGACAACATTGTCTCTCATATTAGCCCTAAAGAACTCGATGAGGTAATGGAGCCTTTTGTCACAATGGTCCCTTATCTGCTTGTTGAGTGCGCGCTCTCTGACGAACAAAAGGTTCAATACACATTGGAGCCATACACATATGCGAGACAAACCGTTGGAGTACCTCAGTGCCGAGCTGGAGATTGTGGCACCTTCACTCTGAAGTACATCGAATGTCATGCTCTTGGGATAGAATTTCCCACCGCGTTTGACAAAAAACACGGGAAGACCATCATGGAGAAGATGGCTCTGGATATATTTCGAGAGCTTCCTATGTGCCATGAATGGGAAAACCAAGACAATGATGAGAACCTGGCAACGTATGATTAG